A window of Armatimonadota bacterium contains these coding sequences:
- the trpA gene encoding tryptophan synthase subunit alpha, whose protein sequence is MSRFSEMFCALRSQRRAALMPFLQTGYPDLPTIEQMVPAIVASGADAVELGVPFSDPIADGPTMQGAAFRALRRGVRLADALDLVRRLRVGVDVPIALMSYANPLLSYGVERFVRDAADAGVDGVIAADIPADEAGSLIAAAREIRLDTIFLVAPTSTEQRLRVVVEATTGFLYCVSVTGVTGAREHLGDEVGKLIGRVREVTDLPAVVGFGISTPDHARTVARIADGVIVASALYQALENARDPVEAAVAFLRPFAQALRADRRP, encoded by the coding sequence ATGAGCCGATTCTCGGAGATGTTTTGCGCCCTCCGCTCGCAGCGCCGCGCGGCACTCATGCCGTTCCTCCAGACGGGCTACCCCGACCTGCCTACGATCGAGCAGATGGTTCCGGCGATCGTCGCATCCGGCGCGGACGCCGTGGAGCTGGGTGTGCCGTTCTCGGATCCCATCGCCGACGGGCCCACGATGCAGGGGGCCGCCTTCCGTGCGCTGCGTCGTGGCGTGAGGCTGGCCGACGCGCTCGATCTGGTCCGCCGGCTGCGGGTGGGGGTCGACGTACCGATCGCGCTGATGTCGTACGCGAATCCGCTGCTCTCCTACGGCGTGGAACGGTTCGTCCGGGACGCCGCCGACGCGGGTGTGGACGGGGTGATCGCCGCGGACATCCCCGCCGACGAGGCCGGTTCGCTGATCGCGGCCGCGCGGGAGATCCGGCTCGACACGATCTTCCTCGTGGCACCCACGAGCACCGAGCAGAGACTGCGGGTCGTCGTCGAGGCGACGACGGGCTTTCTGTACTGCGTGTCGGTGACCGGGGTCACGGGCGCGCGCGAGCACCTCGGCGACGAGGTCGGCAAACTGATCGGGAGGGTGCGCGAGGTGACCGACCTGCCCGCGGTCGTCGGCTTCGGGATCTCGACGCCCGATCACGCCCGCACCGTCGCCCGGATCGCCGACGGAGTCATCGTCGCCAGCGCGTTGTATCAGGCGCTTGAGAACGCACGCGACCCGGTGGAGGCGGCGGTGGCCTTCCTGCGGCCGTTCGCACAGGCCCTACGGGCCGACCGGAGACCGTAG
- the trpB gene encoding tryptophan synthase subunit beta: MKAAHSHPLPDARGRFGPFGGRYVPETLIPALEELERSYARLSVDPRFQDELTALLRDYCGRPTPLYFARRLSERVGVRVYIKREDLLHTGAHKINNAMGQVLLARRMGKRRIIAETGAGQHGVATATAAATVGLPCEVYMGREDTLRQALNVYRMQLLGARVIPVDVGTRTLKDAINEALRDWVTNVRDTFYVIGSAVGPHPYPRIVADFQSVIGREARQQILAREGRLPDAVVACVGGGSNAIGLFRAFVEDERVRLIGVEAGGAGLGAGRHAASLTAGSPGVLHGAYTYLLQDESGQVLGTHSVSAGLDYPGVGPEHAYLKDNGRAEYVAVSDAQALRGFYLLAGLEGILPALEPAHAVAYLETLAPQLGQDAVVLLGLSGRGDKDVETVRRHEAAPAKGADAGEP, translated from the coding sequence ATGAAAGCGGCGCACTCGCATCCGCTTCCCGACGCCCGAGGACGGTTCGGGCCGTTTGGGGGCCGCTACGTACCGGAGACGCTCATCCCGGCGCTGGAGGAACTGGAGCGGTCTTATGCGCGCTTGTCGGTCGATCCCCGGTTTCAGGACGAACTGACGGCGCTGCTGCGGGACTACTGCGGCCGTCCCACGCCTCTGTACTTCGCCCGCAGGCTCAGCGAGCGCGTCGGCGTCCGAGTGTACATCAAGCGCGAGGACCTGCTGCACACCGGTGCCCACAAGATCAACAACGCCATGGGCCAGGTGCTGCTCGCGCGGCGCATGGGCAAGCGGCGGATCATCGCCGAGACGGGCGCAGGGCAGCACGGCGTGGCGACGGCTACCGCGGCGGCGACGGTGGGGCTGCCGTGCGAGGTCTACATGGGGCGTGAGGACACCCTGCGGCAGGCGCTCAACGTCTATCGGATGCAGCTTCTGGGCGCCCGCGTGATCCCGGTGGATGTGGGCACGCGTACATTGAAGGACGCGATCAACGAGGCGCTGCGTGACTGGGTCACCAACGTCCGTGACACGTTCTACGTCATCGGGTCGGCGGTGGGGCCGCACCCGTATCCGCGGATCGTGGCCGACTTCCAGTCGGTGATCGGACGCGAGGCGCGACAGCAGATCCTCGCGCGGGAAGGCCGGCTGCCCGACGCGGTGGTGGCGTGCGTGGGCGGAGGCAGCAACGCGATCGGGCTGTTTAGGGCGTTCGTGGAGGATGAAAGAGTCCGCTTGATCGGCGTGGAGGCTGGTGGGGCGGGCCTCGGAGCCGGCCGCCACGCCGCCAGCCTGACCGCGGGGTCACCGGGCGTGCTGCACGGCGCATACACGTATCTGCTGCAGGACGAATCCGGGCAGGTCCTCGGCACGCATTCCGTCTCGGCTGGACTCGACTACCCCGGCGTGGGCCCCGAGCACGCCTACCTCAAGGACAACGGCCGGGCGGAGTACGTGGCGGTGAGCGACGCGCAGGCGCTGCGGGGGTTTTACCTGCTGGCCGGGCTGGAGGGCATCCTCCCGGCGCTCGAGCCTGCGCACGCCGTCGCCTACCTTGAAACCCTGGCCCCGCAACTGGGGCAAGACGCCGTCGTCCTCCTGGGGCTGTCCGGGCGTGGCGACAAGGACGTCGAAACGGTGCGCAGGCACGAGGCTGCCCCGGCGAAGGGCGCTGACGCCGGGGAGCCATGA
- a CDS encoding phosphoribosylanthranilate isomerase: MKICGIRTVAAALAAADAGADAVGFVFWEGSRRRVSPEEAAAIARVLPPFVVRVGVFVDGDPEWIDRIRRDVGLDALQLHGNEPPAVCARIGGRVIKALRVRDGTVVQQARDYDVAAILLDTYLEGMVGGTGRSFDWSLAGDVGRPLILSGGLTAANVGDAIRRVRPYAVDVSSGVETDGQKDPAKIAAFVAAVRAADAVAAWAPGGVPPSRRPLG; encoded by the coding sequence GTGAAGATCTGCGGCATCCGAACGGTCGCAGCCGCGCTGGCCGCGGCGGACGCGGGGGCGGACGCGGTGGGCTTCGTCTTCTGGGAGGGTAGCCGCCGCAGGGTGTCTCCCGAGGAAGCGGCCGCGATCGCGCGGGTGTTGCCGCCGTTTGTCGTGCGAGTGGGCGTGTTCGTCGACGGGGACCCCGAATGGATCGACCGGATCCGCCGGGACGTCGGGCTGGATGCGCTCCAGCTTCACGGGAACGAGCCACCTGCGGTGTGCGCGCGGATCGGCGGCCGGGTGATCAAGGCCCTCCGGGTGCGCGACGGCACCGTGGTGCAGCAAGCCCGCGACTACGACGTTGCCGCGATCTTGCTCGACACCTACCTGGAGGGGATGGTCGGGGGCACCGGTCGGAGCTTTGACTGGTCGCTGGCCGGTGACGTGGGTCGACCACTGATCCTCTCCGGCGGGCTGACCGCGGCCAACGTCGGGGACGCGATCCGCCGCGTGCGGCCATACGCGGTGGACGTCAGCAGCGGGGTGGAAACAGACGGCCAGAAAGACCCCGCCAAGATCGCGGCGTTCGTCGCCGCGGTCCGAGCCGCCGACGCGGTTGCGGCTTGGGCTCCGGGCGGCGTGCCGCCGAGTCGGAGGCCGCTGGGATGA
- the trpS gene encoding tryptophan--tRNA ligase, with product MERTATRSAATTPAGVGVRVFSGIQPTGVVHVGNYVGAIRQWAELQRDYESFFCIVDLHAITVPYEPQEFPRRVLDAAVANIAAGIDPARSVLFVQSHVPEHCELMWLLNTVTPVGQLERMTQYKEKARQLGGKVGVMAGLLNYPVLQAADVLLYKARLVPVGEDQVQHIELMRDIAERFNKQFGETFPLPEVRLVKGARVMALNDPTKKMSKSVPGSVIALVEPPEAIRKKIRAAVTDPGPPAKGSKIEDASPGIANLFTLLEVFAPERHAEFVDAYRQGTIRYSEMKDVLAEAMIRAFAPIRQRYEELMRSPDVVRDVLAEGARRARPIAEATMDEVRARMGLRGL from the coding sequence ATGGAACGGACGGCGACGAGGTCGGCGGCGACGACGCCGGCGGGTGTCGGCGTGCGGGTCTTCTCCGGCATTCAGCCTACGGGCGTCGTCCACGTGGGCAACTACGTCGGAGCGATCCGGCAGTGGGCCGAGCTCCAACGCGACTACGAGTCCTTTTTCTGCATCGTGGACCTGCACGCGATCACCGTGCCTTACGAGCCGCAGGAATTTCCCCGTCGGGTCCTGGACGCGGCCGTGGCCAACATTGCGGCCGGCATCGACCCGGCGCGCTCGGTGCTGTTCGTACAGTCGCACGTCCCCGAGCACTGCGAGCTGATGTGGCTGCTGAACACGGTCACACCGGTCGGTCAGCTCGAGCGGATGACGCAGTACAAGGAGAAGGCGCGTCAGCTCGGCGGCAAGGTAGGGGTGATGGCCGGTTTGCTGAACTATCCGGTCCTGCAGGCGGCGGACGTCCTGCTCTACAAGGCGAGGCTGGTGCCCGTGGGCGAAGACCAGGTGCAGCACATCGAGCTGATGCGGGACATTGCAGAGCGATTCAACAAGCAGTTCGGGGAGACGTTCCCCCTGCCCGAGGTCCGACTGGTTAAAGGTGCCCGGGTCATGGCGCTCAACGACCCCACGAAGAAGATGAGCAAGAGCGTGCCGGGCAGCGTGATCGCGTTGGTGGAACCACCGGAGGCGATCCGCAAGAAGATCCGGGCAGCCGTCACCGATCCCGGTCCGCCGGCCAAGGGCTCGAAGATCGAGGATGCGAGCCCGGGCATTGCCAACCTTTTCACGCTGCTGGAAGTCTTCGCGCCGGAGCGCCACGCGGAGTTCGTGGATGCGTACCGGCAGGGCACCATCCGGTACAGCGAGATGAAGGATGTGCTGGCCGAGGCGATGATCCGGGCCTTCGCACCCATCCGGCAGCGCTACGAGGAGTTGATGCGTTCGCCCGACGTCGTTCGCGACGTCCTCGCCGAGGGCGCCCGCCGGGCCCGCCCCATTGCGGAGGCGACGATGGACGAGGTGCGGGCCCGCATGGGGCTGCGCGGTCTGTGA
- the trpC gene encoding indole-3-glycerol phosphate synthase TrpC, whose product MTARRRHGAQTAPRGFWVLEAIVAHKRQELRRAAADVPEAIVRTRALQAPAPRDFAAALRTGSVAVIGEIKAASPSAGVLRAGADPVALARAYEEGGAQAISVLTDGRFFDGAPEHLMQVRRAVSLPVLRKDFTLAPYHVYEARALGADAVLLIAAILDDGSLLRLRQLAESLGMAAIVEVHTEAEVRRAIGAGARIVGINNRDLRTFSVDLQTTLRLRPLIPDDVLVVSESGIGSPVDLARVRQAGVHAVLIGTALMASTDPAATLRALRRV is encoded by the coding sequence ATGACGGCGAGGCGAAGGCACGGCGCCCAAACGGCGCCCCGCGGGTTCTGGGTGCTGGAGGCGATCGTCGCGCACAAGCGGCAGGAACTCCGCCGGGCGGCCGCGGACGTACCGGAGGCCATCGTGCGCACACGCGCGCTGCAGGCACCCGCACCGCGCGACTTCGCCGCCGCCCTGCGCACCGGGTCGGTCGCCGTGATCGGTGAGATCAAAGCGGCCTCGCCGTCGGCCGGCGTCCTCCGTGCCGGAGCGGATCCGGTTGCGCTGGCGCGCGCGTACGAGGAGGGGGGCGCGCAGGCGATCTCGGTGCTGACGGACGGAAGGTTCTTCGACGGAGCGCCGGAGCATCTGATGCAGGTGCGCCGGGCAGTGTCGTTGCCGGTTCTGCGCAAGGACTTCACGCTGGCGCCCTACCACGTGTACGAGGCGAGGGCTCTGGGCGCCGATGCTGTGTTGCTGATCGCGGCGATCCTCGACGACGGATCGCTGCTGAGACTCCGACAGCTCGCGGAGTCCTTGGGGATGGCGGCGATCGTCGAGGTCCACACGGAGGCAGAGGTGCGGCGGGCGATCGGTGCCGGTGCCCGCATCGTGGGCATCAACAACCGCGACCTGCGGACCTTCTCCGTGGATCTGCAGACGACCCTGCGGCTGCGGCCCCTCATCCCGGACGACGTGCTGGTGGTGAGCGAGAGCGGCATCGGGAGCCCGGTGGACCTCGCACGCGTTCGGCAGGCCGGTGTGCATGCGGTCCTGATCGGGACGGCGCTGATGGCAAGCACCGACCCCGCGGCCACGCTGCGGGCGCTGAGGAGGGTCTGA
- the trpD gene encoding anthranilate phosphoribosyltransferase has translation MIREAIQKVADGGSLGRDEAARVMGQIMDGEATAAQIAALITALRIKGETPEEIAGFATAMRARAETIRPRVPLVVDTCGTGGDGAGTFNISTVAAFVVAGAGVHVAKHGNRAVSSRCGSADLLEALGIRVDAAPARVAEAIEQIGIGFLFAPRFHPAMRHAVGPRREIGLRTVFNVLGPLTNPAHARRQVVGVYASSLVGRIAEVLRALQAEHALVVHGGGLDEISISGPSLAAEVRGDTIRTLVLSPDDADLPRYPPEAIRGGDASDNADIAVRVLRGERGPYRDVVVLNAAAALMVAGEAADLREGVARAAEAIETGAAYGKLEALRAFLAPSVTA, from the coding sequence ATGATTCGAGAGGCCATACAGAAGGTGGCAGACGGCGGGTCGCTGGGTCGTGACGAAGCGGCCCGGGTCATGGGTCAGATCATGGATGGAGAGGCGACTGCGGCGCAGATCGCCGCGCTGATCACCGCGTTGCGGATCAAGGGGGAGACGCCCGAGGAGATCGCCGGATTCGCCACCGCGATGCGGGCGCGCGCCGAGACGATCCGACCCCGCGTGCCCCTCGTGGTCGACACCTGCGGCACCGGGGGCGACGGCGCCGGCACCTTCAACATCTCGACCGTCGCGGCGTTCGTCGTGGCAGGCGCGGGTGTGCACGTCGCCAAGCACGGCAACCGAGCAGTCAGCAGCCGGTGCGGCAGCGCGGATTTGCTCGAGGCTCTGGGGATCCGGGTCGACGCCGCTCCGGCGCGTGTGGCCGAGGCGATCGAGCAAATCGGCATCGGCTTCTTGTTCGCCCCCCGATTCCACCCCGCGATGAGGCACGCCGTGGGACCGCGGCGGGAGATCGGACTGAGGACGGTGTTCAACGTGCTGGGGCCGCTCACCAATCCGGCCCACGCGCGCCGTCAGGTCGTCGGGGTGTACGCTTCCTCGCTGGTGGGACGGATCGCGGAGGTCCTGCGGGCCCTGCAGGCCGAGCATGCGCTGGTGGTGCACGGGGGAGGACTCGACGAGATCTCGATCAGCGGCCCTTCGCTGGCGGCGGAAGTGCGCGGGGATACGATTCGAACCCTCGTGCTGTCGCCGGACGACGCCGATCTGCCGCGGTATCCTCCGGAAGCCATTCGCGGCGGAGACGCGTCGGACAACGCCGACATCGCGGTGCGCGTGCTGCGGGGTGAGCGGGGCCCGTACCGCGACGTCGTCGTGCTCAACGCCGCGGCGGCGCTGATGGTCGCCGGGGAGGCTGCGGACCTTCGGGAGGGCGTGGCCCGTGCGGCGGAGGCGATCGAGACGGGAGCGGCGTACGGCAAGCTCGAGGCTCTGCGGGCCTTTCTGGCCCCTTCGGTGACGGCATGA
- a CDS encoding aminodeoxychorismate/anthranilate synthase component II, protein MVVVIDNYDSFVYNVAQYLGELGAEVCVFRNDAITAESVGAMQPEAVVLSPGPCTPDEAGVSNDVLRQLAHRVPVLGICLGHQCIGQVFGGRVGLAPREVHGKASQIRHDGRTIFAGLPNPFAATRYHSLVVEDDGLPADLEVSARSPDGLVMGLRHRTLPVEGVQFHPESILTEGGRDLLRNFLELVRRWHATGVWGAHAGPVGVEGRPRRG, encoded by the coding sequence GTGGTCGTCGTGATCGACAACTACGACTCGTTCGTCTACAACGTCGCCCAGTACCTCGGCGAGCTGGGGGCGGAGGTGTGTGTGTTCCGAAACGACGCGATCACGGCCGAATCGGTCGGCGCGATGCAACCGGAGGCGGTCGTGCTGTCGCCGGGTCCGTGCACCCCGGACGAGGCGGGCGTGTCCAACGACGTGCTGCGGCAACTGGCGCACCGCGTGCCGGTTCTGGGCATCTGCTTGGGGCACCAGTGCATCGGGCAGGTCTTCGGCGGGCGTGTGGGGCTGGCGCCACGCGAGGTCCACGGCAAGGCGTCGCAGATCCGACACGACGGGCGAACGATCTTCGCGGGCCTGCCCAACCCCTTTGCTGCGACGCGCTACCACTCGCTCGTGGTGGAAGACGACGGACTGCCGGCGGATCTCGAGGTGTCCGCGCGCTCGCCTGACGGTCTGGTCATGGGGCTTCGCCACCGGACGCTGCCGGTGGAGGGCGTGCAGTTCCACCCAGAGTCGATCCTCACAGAAGGCGGACGTGACCTGCTGCGCAACTTCCTCGAGCTGGTGCGTCGGTGGCACGCGACGGGTGTGTGGGGCGCGCACGCAGGCCCTGTCGGGGTGGAGGGGAGGCCGCGACGCGGGTAG
- the trpE gene encoding anthranilate synthase component I produces MPTPRAYEAALGEGNLVPVSREIVADLETPVSAFLKIRDLPEPFLLESVEGGERLGRYSFLGARPRERLTYDGQSVRIEGAGSRTRPGPFLTAVREVLRPYRAVAGADLPRFAGGLVGYLGYDLVRDWEHLPARPPDDLGVPIAEMGLYDTVLAFDHVRRRIRIVAHAFAEEGAAAAYRAACERIDEMLERLHRPFTPQPAAGAPPAAVTSNLTRTAFAERVLRCKRYIRSGDVFQVVLSQRFAADIGALDSFLLYRAARAINPSPFLFYLEFGGARLAGSSPELLVRMADGEVCMRPIAGTRPRGADFAEDAALEHGLRTDEKERAEHVMLVDLARNDLGRISRYGSVRTTELMVVERYSHVMHMVSTVRGEPQPGRDAFDVLQAVFPHGTVTGAPKVRAMEIIDELEPVARGPYAGAVGYVGFDGTMDTCLAIRTFVIHGGTAYVQAGAGIVADSDPHREYEETVNKAKALLGAVELAGSGSL; encoded by the coding sequence ATGCCGACGCCGCGCGCCTACGAGGCGGCGCTGGGCGAAGGCAACTTGGTGCCAGTGTCGCGCGAAATCGTCGCCGACCTGGAAACGCCCGTCTCGGCGTTTCTCAAGATCCGCGACCTGCCCGAACCGTTTTTGCTGGAAAGCGTGGAAGGTGGGGAGCGGCTGGGTCGGTATTCGTTCCTGGGTGCCCGCCCCCGGGAGAGGCTGACGTACGACGGACAGTCGGTGCGCATCGAGGGTGCCGGCAGCCGCACGCGGCCCGGCCCGTTCTTGACGGCCGTCCGGGAGGTGCTGCGGCCGTACCGCGCAGTGGCGGGTGCTGACCTGCCGCGCTTTGCCGGTGGCCTGGTCGGCTACCTGGGCTACGACCTCGTACGCGACTGGGAGCACCTCCCGGCCCGCCCGCCCGACGACCTGGGCGTTCCCATCGCGGAGATGGGGCTGTACGACACGGTCCTGGCCTTCGATCACGTGCGCCGGCGCATCCGGATCGTCGCCCATGCGTTCGCCGAGGAGGGCGCCGCGGCTGCCTACCGCGCCGCCTGCGAGCGCATCGACGAAATGCTGGAGCGGCTGCACCGTCCGTTCACCCCGCAACCCGCCGCCGGTGCTCCGCCGGCGGCGGTGACATCGAACCTGACGCGCACGGCGTTCGCGGAGCGGGTGTTGCGCTGCAAGCGCTACATCCGGTCGGGCGACGTGTTCCAGGTGGTCCTCTCGCAGCGGTTCGCGGCCGACATCGGCGCGCTGGACTCCTTTCTCCTGTACCGGGCCGCCAGGGCGATCAACCCCTCGCCGTTCCTCTTCTACCTCGAGTTCGGCGGCGCCCGCCTGGCTGGGTCGTCTCCGGAGCTGCTGGTGCGGATGGCCGATGGCGAGGTGTGCATGCGCCCGATCGCGGGCACACGGCCGCGCGGAGCCGACTTCGCCGAAGACGCGGCGCTGGAGCACGGTCTGCGGACGGACGAAAAGGAACGGGCCGAACACGTCATGCTGGTGGACCTGGCCCGCAACGACCTCGGGCGGATCTCCAGGTACGGAAGCGTGCGAACCACGGAGCTGATGGTCGTCGAGAGGTACTCGCACGTGATGCACATGGTCAGCACGGTACGAGGCGAGCCGCAGCCGGGGCGGGATGCGTTCGACGTGCTCCAGGCCGTCTTCCCCCACGGCACCGTCACCGGGGCGCCCAAGGTCCGCGCGATGGAGATTATCGACGAACTGGAACCGGTCGCCCGGGGCCCGTACGCGGGGGCGGTCGGGTACGTGGGATTCGACGGGACGATGGACACCTGCCTGGCGATCCGCACCTTCGTGATCCACGGGGGCACGGCCTACGTGCAGGCCGGCGCCGGCATCGTCGCCGACTCGGATCCCCACCGCGAGTACGAGGAGACGGTGAACAAGGCCAAGGCATTGCTCGGTGCCGTGGAACTGGCGGGGTCGGGCAGCCTGTGA
- a CDS encoding prephenate dehydrogenase/arogenate dehydrogenase family protein, giving the protein MSGRRARFGHAAVVGTGLIGGALGMALRRGGLARRVTAVDRDPTAAVRAVERGAADAATSDLREAADAQIVFVAVPLEQIVAVCKALLSYLPAGTILTDVGSVKAPIVASVERLAPPVRFVGGHPMAGSEGAGIEAADPDFLRGRPYVLTPTGFTDRQAVSELAEVVRAIGMTPVVMQPEVHDRLAALISHAPYLVACAVVLSAGDEPESFRMAGPAFEDLSRMARNPVAMWDAITRMNRDEVVRALRGVRARLDEIEDGIAQDALRPLLERAHHLGRTVERNR; this is encoded by the coding sequence ATGTCGGGGCGGCGCGCACGCTTCGGGCACGCGGCGGTGGTCGGCACCGGGCTGATCGGCGGGGCCCTGGGCATGGCGCTGCGGCGGGGAGGTCTGGCACGGCGGGTGACCGCGGTCGACCGCGACCCCACGGCAGCGGTCCGTGCCGTCGAGCGGGGAGCCGCCGACGCAGCGACCTCGGATCTCCGCGAGGCGGCAGACGCGCAGATCGTGTTCGTCGCGGTCCCTCTCGAGCAGATCGTCGCGGTGTGCAAGGCGCTGCTGTCCTACCTTCCGGCGGGCACCATCCTGACGGATGTCGGCAGCGTGAAGGCGCCGATCGTGGCGTCGGTGGAGCGCCTTGCCCCGCCGGTGCGATTCGTGGGAGGGCACCCCATGGCTGGAAGCGAGGGAGCGGGCATCGAGGCGGCAGACCCGGACTTCCTGCGGGGGCGTCCGTACGTGTTGACGCCGACGGGCTTCACGGATCGTCAGGCCGTGTCGGAACTCGCGGAGGTGGTGCGTGCGATCGGGATGACGCCGGTCGTGATGCAGCCCGAGGTGCACGACAGGCTGGCGGCGCTGATCAGCCATGCGCCGTACCTGGTGGCCTGTGCGGTGGTGCTGTCCGCGGGGGACGAGCCGGAGTCGTTCCGGATGGCCGGGCCGGCGTTCGAAGACCTCTCCCGCATGGCGCGCAACCCGGTGGCGATGTGGGACGCGATCACGCGCATGAACCGGGATGAGGTCGTCCGCGCCCTGCGCGGGGTTCGCGCGCGCCTGGACGAGATCGAGGACGGGATCGCGCAAGACGCGCTGCGCCCGCTGCTGGAACGCGCGCACCATCTGGGGCGCACCGTCGAGAGGAATCGATGA
- the aroF gene encoding 3-deoxy-7-phosphoheptulonate synthase — MIIIMRSKATREQVDAVVARVREAGLGAHLSEGVLRTVIGVIGDDSTKEQLRGMLGAMEGVERIVKVLQPFKLVSRDFQPEDTVVRVGAARIGGAELAVIAGPCSVESREQLMATARAVRAAGAVMLRGGAFKPRTSPYSFQGLEEEGLRLLAEAREATGLAVVTEAMDARQLELVVRYADMVQIGARNMQNYTLLRDVGRSGHPVLLKRGPSATLEEMLLAAEYIVSEGNPNVVLCERGIRGFDNTHTRYTLDISAVPVLKRLTHLPVLVDPSQAAGKRDIVPPLARAAVAAGADGLIVEVHPDPERALSDGPQQLRPVEFAAMMKHVQQIGAAIGRPVAAPV, encoded by the coding sequence ATGATCATCATCATGCGATCGAAGGCGACCCGCGAGCAGGTGGACGCCGTGGTCGCACGCGTACGCGAGGCCGGATTGGGGGCGCACCTGTCCGAGGGCGTCCTGCGGACCGTGATCGGGGTCATCGGTGACGACAGCACCAAGGAGCAACTGCGCGGCATGCTGGGTGCGATGGAGGGCGTCGAGCGCATCGTCAAGGTCCTGCAGCCGTTCAAACTCGTCAGCCGTGACTTCCAGCCCGAGGACACCGTCGTGCGGGTGGGGGCGGCCCGCATCGGGGGCGCGGAGCTGGCGGTCATCGCCGGCCCGTGTTCGGTCGAGAGCCGGGAGCAGCTGATGGCGACCGCGCGCGCGGTCCGTGCGGCCGGTGCGGTGATGCTGCGCGGCGGTGCGTTCAAGCCGCGGACGTCGCCGTACTCTTTCCAGGGCTTGGAGGAAGAGGGTCTGAGGCTGCTCGCCGAGGCACGCGAGGCGACCGGCCTGGCCGTGGTGACCGAGGCCATGGACGCGCGCCAACTCGAACTCGTCGTGCGCTACGCCGACATGGTGCAGATCGGCGCGCGCAACATGCAGAACTACACGCTGCTGCGCGACGTCGGGCGATCGGGTCACCCCGTGCTCCTCAAGCGCGGACCCAGCGCGACGCTCGAAGAGATGCTGCTCGCCGCCGAGTACATCGTGTCGGAGGGCAATCCCAACGTCGTGCTGTGCGAGCGCGGCATCCGCGGGTTCGACAACACGCACACGCGATACACCCTGGACATCAGCGCCGTCCCGGTTCTCAAGCGTCTGACGCACTTGCCGGTGCTGGTCGACCCGAGCCAGGCCGCCGGCAAGCGCGACATCGTGCCTCCGCTGGCCCGCGCGGCGGTTGCCGCGGGAGCCGACGGGCTCATCGTCGAGGTCCACCCCGACCCGGAGCGTGCACTCAGCGACGGCCCCCAGCAGCTGCGGCCGGTGGAGTTCGCCGCGATGATGAAGCACGTGCAGCAGATCGGCGCCGCGATCGGGCGGCCGGTGGCCGCACCGGTGTAG
- a CDS encoding LysR family transcriptional regulator, with amino-acid sequence MPVGGNASLNLQRLWTFRRVAHERSITRAAAALFLSQPAVSAQIRALEREVGHRLFRRTGRGVELTPAGEALLAHVERGLAAIEDGLAEVRADGAVQTLVVGTVVSVSLDMLPTILDRFHARHPQVHVVMRTGHSRAVAQMLLEGTIQVGFVVVRPQHEEISSRLILEDPVTLVGPPTHELAGRQVPLEALSRELVLLARWGEGFQPLQQALRTRLGEEFSPAVQVDPAEAAKRMVLQGVGLTFLGESTVRHELEAGQLARIHITDLPPLFRRVYVIWRGQVPEGSVEEKFLSAVGSGVAG; translated from the coding sequence ATGCCTGTGGGTGGGAACGCCTCACTCAACCTCCAGCGCCTGTGGACGTTCCGGCGGGTGGCACACGAGCGCAGCATCACGCGCGCGGCCGCGGCCCTCTTTCTGTCTCAGCCCGCCGTCTCAGCGCAGATCAGAGCGCTCGAGCGCGAGGTCGGGCACCGTTTGTTCCGTCGGACGGGACGGGGCGTCGAGCTCACACCCGCCGGGGAGGCTCTGCTCGCCCACGTCGAACGCGGCCTGGCCGCGATCGAAGACGGTCTGGCGGAAGTGCGTGCAGACGGGGCGGTGCAGACGCTGGTCGTCGGAACGGTGGTGTCGGTCAGTCTGGACATGCTGCCGACGATCCTGGATCGGTTCCACGCCCGCCACCCGCAGGTCCACGTCGTCATGCGGACGGGGCACTCCCGTGCCGTGGCGCAGATGCTGCTTGAGGGTACGATCCAAGTCGGCTTTGTGGTCGTCCGTCCCCAGCACGAGGAGATCTCCAGCCGGTTGATCCTCGAAGACCCGGTGACCCTCGTGGGACCGCCGACGCACGAGCTGGCCGGCCGGCAGGTGCCCTTGGAGGCTTTGAGCCGGGAGCTCGTGCTGCTCGCGCGGTGGGGAGAGGGCTTCCAACCGCTCCAGCAGGCGCTGCGCACGCGACTGGGTGAGGAGTTCTCACCCGCCGTGCAGGTGGATCCTGCGGAGGCGGCCAAGCGCATGGTCCTCCAAGGTGTCGGGCTGACGTTCCTCGGAGAGAGCACGGTGCGCCACGAGCTAGAGGCCGGGCAGCTGGCGCGCATCCACATCACCGATCTGCCGCCCCTTTTCCGTCGGGTCTACGTCATCTGGCGTGGGCAGGTGCCTGAGGGATCTGTGGAGGAGAAGTTCCTGTCAGCCGTCGGTTCGGGTGTGGCGGGCTGA